In the Malaya genurostris strain Urasoe2022 chromosome 1, Malgen_1.1, whole genome shotgun sequence genome, one interval contains:
- the LOC131439200 gene encoding ribosomal RNA-processing protein 7 homolog A gives MYSNVEDFTEIPLKYESTDTAFHYVFAKENICKTINTTKPAGRTLFVLNVPPYATPESLKTAFSSTGQVVNVMVQEKPSEECDEAIDTIDRFKVCYVVYEKASALRRLLKSRKLNELNLGGNLLTGIDKWTKAYQERIPNPVVLQQEINEYMAGYDQQISEKRAQQETLPDDDGWITVSKTNANTFSQREATVHKLEEKISKGRKRKELKNFYTFQIREAKKSDIVSLRKKYDRDLKKMQQVKKTKRFKPY, from the exons ATGTATTCAAACGTTGAGGACTTTACAG AAATTCCTCTGAAATACGAGTCTACTGACACTGCCTTTCATTATGTGTTtgcaaaagaaaatatatgcaaaACGATAAATACGACAAAACCAGCAGGAAGAACGCTTTTTGTTTTGAATGTACCACCCTATGCAACACCAGAATCTCTGAAGACGGCATTCAGCTCTACAGGACAGGTTGTCAACGTCATGGTTCAGGAAAAGCCATCCGAGGAATGCGATGAAGCTATCGATACGATTGACCGGTTCAAAGTGTGTTATGTCGTGTACGAAAAAGCATCGGCATTGAGGAGGTTACTTAAATCAAGAAAATTAAACGAATTGAATTTGGGTGGTAATCTGCTGACTGGAATTGATAAATGGACCAAAGCATACCAGGAACGTATTCCCAATCCGGTGGTATTACAGCAGGAGATCAATGAGTATATGGCCGGGTATGATCAACAAATATCCGAAAAAAGGGCACAGCAAGAAACTTTACCTGATGATGATGGTTGGATAACTGTAtcaaaaacaaatgcaaatacatTTTCCCAAAGAGAAGCTACAGTTCACAAATTGGAAGAAAAAATTAGTAAGGGACGTAAGCGGAAAGAACTGAAGAATTTTTACACTTTTCAAATTCGAGAGGCGAAAAAGAGCGATATTGTTAGTTTGAGAAAGAAGTACGACAGAGACTTGAAAAAGATGCAGCAGGTTAAAAAGACCAAGCGATTCAAACCGTATTGA
- the LOC131439188 gene encoding luciferin 4-monooxygenase-like: protein MSEQREHVFYGGSLIGSIDCDCSSLGSLILKRLSENGKDEAFIDAISGESIRYDQLLECVLILSHRLRSCGIGKGSVVAIMSENSNKFPIAALGTICSGAVVLPLNPSYTETELNHILSLTNPQLIFASTKALHTLLSIHSQHPCIKQFISFDNCVINHKIILFDKFVEHTDSYPVTASDPVLLKDDVTLMVLSSGTTGFPKAVQLTHYNVMTVIAYMREDPRYTQLSVPIRLLGLLPFYHVYGFMLTLNVACNHYPMVVLPRFEPDLFLRSIQNHQITMANLVPPLMVFLAKHPAVDNYDLSSLRAILCGAAPLSKHIEDQVLKRLPHVQSVRTAYGMSETSLGVLSKVNDKAGSVGRVHKTSWVKIVDNSGNSLGPYEVGEICVKGPLVMKGYYRDAEATNQSIDEQGWLHSGDTGYFDDEGDFFIVDRIKDLIKYKGFQVAPAEIESVLLSHEAIRDAAVVGLPDDNCGELPVAFVVQTDKLSEDQIKQFVESKLSPQKHLRGGVYFVNEIPKTGSGKILRRELRKLLPKKTKAKL, encoded by the exons ATGTCAGAACAGAGAGAGCATGTGTTCTACGGAGGATCTCTAATCGGCAGTATTGATTGTGATTGTTCCTCCTTAGGTTCACTAATTTTGAAGCGTCTGTCAGAGAATGGAAAGGACGAAGCGTTC ATAGATGCTATATCAGGTGAATCGATTAGATACGATCAATTATTAGAATGTGTTTTGATTCTGTCCCATCGACTAAGAAGCTGTGGAATCGGAAAGGGATCCGTTGTGGCTATTATGAGCGAAAATAGCAATAAATTTCCAATCGCTGCACTCGGGACTATTTGCTCTGGTGCAGTCGTTCTTCCCCTTAATCCCAGTTACACCGAAACGGAGCTTAATCATATCTTAAGCCTCACGAATCCTCAGCTGATTTTTGCTTCTACAAAAGCCTTGCACACATTACTATCTATACATTCGCAGCATCCTTGtataaaacagttcatttccttTGACAACTGTGTAATAAATCACAAAATAATTCTCTTTGACAAATTTGTGGAACACACAGACAGCTATCCAGTAACTGCCTCAGACCCAGTTCTACTGAAAGACGACGTTACTCTCATGGTTCTGTCCTCAGGAACAACTGGTTTTCCTAAAGCCGTCCAACTAACGCACTACAATGTGATGACGGTGATCGCCTACATGCGGGAAGATCCACGCTACACTCAACTTTCCGTACCGATACGGTTGCTTGGGCTACTGCCTTTCTACCATGTCTACGGTTTCATGCTAACTCTTAATGTGGCCTGCAATCACTACCCAATGGTAGTGTTGCCCCGTTTTGAGCCTGACCTGTTTCTTCGCAGCATTCAAAATCATCAAATCACGATGGCTAACCTGGTGCCGCCATTGATGGTGTTTCTTGCCAAACATCCTGCCGTCGATAACTACGATCTGAGTTCTCTCCGAGCAATTCTTTGCGGTGCAGCTCCTCTCAGCAAACATATCGAAGATCAAGTGTTGAAACGACTACCGCACGTACAATCTGTTCGAACAGCGTATGGAATGAGTGAAACGTCATTAGGAGTATTGTCGAAAGTTAACGACAAAGCCGGAAGCGTGGGTCGAGTGCACAAAACCAGCTGGGTTAAAATAGTTGATAACAGCGGAAATTCTTTGGGGCCGTACGAAGTAGGTGAAATATGCGTCAAAGGACCACTGGTGATGAAAGGATACTATAGAGATGCAGAAGCTACCAACCAATCCATAGATGAACAGGGCTGGCTTCACAGTGGAGACACCGGTTATTTCGACGACGAAGGCGATTTCTTCATTGTGGATAGAATCAAAGATCTGATCAAGTATAAAGGTTTTCAAGTGGCTCCTGCGGAGATAGAAAGTGTGCTGTTGAGTCATGAAGCAATACGAGATGCAGCAGTCGTCGGATTACCGGATGACAACTGCGGGGAGCTACCTGTAGCGTTCGTGGTTCAAACGGACAAGCTTTCCGaagatcaaatcaaacagtttgtGGAGTCTAAATTATCTCCGCAGAAACATCTTCGCGGAGGAGTATACTTTGTGAACGAAATACCGAAAACCGGAAGCGGCAAGATACTACGCCGCGAGCTTCGTAAGCTTCTACCTAAAAAAACAAAGGCAAAACTGTAA
- the LOC131439169 gene encoding uncharacterized protein LOC131439169, whose protein sequence is MTEEDEKYVFYGGSTEESVESDCRSLGELIIKRLRGNGDDVVFTDAVTGDSYTYSDILEQSVRLANRFHRIGIKKNNVVAIMSENGIEHAIVSFAAIYMGAIPLLLNPAYTATELEHILKLSSPKAIFVSTTAIQTLQTMSTKIPSIKMIILIGSKDRPNQRVTLFKELFDRNKLKNAKFFTPQPVNLKDQVALMVLSSGTTGLPKAVQLTHYNLMAVLAYIRENLKYIQLPLTSRGLAILPFFHIYGYMLLLSAFCNKQEIVNLPKFEPKLFLSTIQKYKITGVGLAPPLMVFLAKHPMVDQYDLTSLIMIGCGAAPLSKEIEEMVLKRLPNLQIIRTGYGLSETTLGVLTRMTGKNGSVGRVNRMCWVKVTDVATGKTLGPNQVGEICVKGPMVMKGYLNNEKETRSVIDADGWLHTGDTGYFDEDEDFFIVDRIKDLIKYKGFQVPPAEVEAVLLLNEGIKDTAVIGIPDEVSGELPLAFVVLQPGVKLTEEEIKTWVANRLSKAKHLHGGVRFVADIPKTASGKILRRELRAMARKSKL, encoded by the exons ATGACGGAAGAAGATGAAAAATACGTGTTCTACGGCGGTTCCACCGAAGAGAGTGTGGAATCCGACTGCCGTTCGCTAGGAGAGCTTATTATCAAACGGTTGCGTGGAAATGGAGACGATGTTGTATTC ACGGACGCTGTTACCGGTGATTCTTATACCTATAGTGACATTTTGGAGCAGTCAGTTCGGCTAGCGAATAGGTTTCATCGGATTGGAATCAAGAAAAATAACGTCGTTGCGATCATGAGCGAGAACGGAATCGAACATGCCATAGTGTCTTTCGCTGCAATCTACATGGgtgcaataccacttttgttgaATCCGGCATACACTGCCACAGAACTCGAACACATACTAAAATTATCTAGTCCAAAAGCGATCTTCGTATCAACAACTGCTATACAAACCTTGCAAACAATGTCCACCAAGATTCCATCTATCAAAATGATCATATTGATCGGATCAAAAGATAGACCAAACCAACGCGTTACTCTGTTCAAAGAACTTTTCGACCGCAACAAATTGAAAAACGCTAAATTCTTTACTCCTCAACCGGTAAATTTGAAAGATCAAGTTGCCCTAATGGTTCTTTCGTCTGGAACAACAGGACTTCCCAAAGCAGTCCAGTTAACCCACTACAACCTGATGGCAGTTCTGGCGTACATTCGCGAGAATTTGAAGTACATTCAGCTGCCGTTAACATCTCGGGGGCTGGCTATTCTACCATTTTTCCACATCTACGGTTACATGCTGCTTCTGAGTGCATTCTGTAATAAACAAGAAATTGTAAATCTGCCAAAATTCGAACCAAAATTATTTCTATCTACTATTCAAAAGTACAAAATCACCGGTGTAGGATTAGCACCACCTTTGATGGTGTTTCTAGCCAAACATCCCATGGTCGATCAGTATGATCTTACTTCACTCATTATGATTGGCTGTGGTGCGGCCCCTCTCAGTAAAGAAATCGAGGAAATGGTCCTGAAACGACTCCCGAATTTGCAGATAATCCGCACAGGCTACGGGTTGAGTGAGACCACGCTCGGTGTGCTAACAAGAATGACCGGTAAAAATGGCAGTGTTGGTCGAGTGAACCGTATGTGTTGGGTAAAAGTGACAGACGTGGCCACCGGAAAAACACTAGGACCTAACCAAGTGGGCGAAATCTGCGTCAAAGGACCGATGGTTATGAAAGGTTATTTGAACAACGAAAAAGAAACTCGATCGGTCATCGATGCAGACGGTTGGCTGCACACAGGAGATACCGGGTACTTCGATGAGGATGAGGATTTTTTCATTGTAGATCGTATCAAAGATTTAATCAAGTATAAGGGCTTCCAGGTTCCTCCAGCTGAGGTAGAGGCAGTTCTACTTTTGAACGAGGGGATCAAGGATACAGCAGTGATTGGTATACCGGATGAAGTTAGCGGTGAGCTTCCGTTAGCTTTCGTGGTTCTTCAGCCAGGGGTAAAGCTAACCGAGGAGGAAATTAAAACATGGGTTGCGAATCGTTTATCTAAGGCAAAACATTTACACGGAGGGGTACGATTCGTCGCTGATATACCTAAAACAGCAAGTGGAAAAATCTTGCGCCGTGAGTTGCGGGCTATGGCAAGAAAGTCAAAGTTGTAA
- the LOC131439176 gene encoding uncharacterized protein LOC131439176 gives MPSNENETFIIYGGPDPTDLLKDGSLGEMMIKDLKLRPANIGLIDPVSGTQLSYQQILDQSILVATGLLRIGITEHDTVAIVSHNCLEYCFAMFGTIFTGATLAQFNPTYLEGELEHAMRMTRPKIMLVSRAVADRVVTVSRKLKFVSKIFVFDSRVKSFEQPLLVPFDNLLNQQAASENFYPAAVDKQNHVALILLSSGTTGLPKGVQLTHANIMTTIAHSKEAAKLLELPDQLVALAVTPLFHVLTSVGLINMVTNNCRCVLMPKFDAVLFLQSIEKYKVNLMSVVPPLMVFLAKHPMVDNYDLSSLMTLFCGAAPLSKEIEDQVRERLGIAFVRQGYGMTETTYVMLMQTGFENKAGCVGQVRMGQWVKVIDPDSGKILGPNQPGELCFKGSLIMKGYAGKESAIDADGWLHTGDVGYYDEDKDFFIVDRIKELIKYKGFQVAPAELEAVLLKHPKVEDAAVIGVPNERVGELATAFVVKKSEVNVTEGEIEQFVAKHVSLHKQLHGGVKFVSEIPKTATGKILRRTLRDAVRPTLSKL, from the exons ATGCCTTCGAACGAGAATGAAACCTTTATCATCTACGGTGGGCCAGATCCAACGGATTTACTTAAGGACGGGTCTCTCGGTGAAATGATGATCAAAGATTTGAAGCTCAGACCAGCAAACATTGGATTG ATTGATCCCGTTTCAGGAACACAGCTCAGTTATCAGCAGATTTTGGATCAGTCCATACTGGTGGCTACGGGGTTGTTGAGGATCGGTATAACAGAACATGATACTGTTGCAATCGTCAGCCATAACTGTTTGGAGTATTGTTTTGCGATGTTCGGGACGATATTCACAGGAGCCACCTTAGCACAATTCAACCCCACTTATTTAGAAG GTGAACTTGAACATGCTATGAGAATGACCAGACCGAAAATAATGCTCGTCTCTCGCGCCGTTGCCGATAGAGTTGTTACTGTCAGTCGAAAGCTAAAGTTCGTAAGCAAAATTTTTGTGTTCGATTCTCGCGTGAAATCATTCGAACAGCCCCTTTTGGTTCCATTCGATAACCTGCTAAATCAACAAGCTGCTTCAGAAAATTTTTATCCGGCGGCCGTTGATAAACAAAATCATGTAGCACTAATTTTACTTTCGTCAGGAACAACGGGACTACCGAAAGGGGTGCAACTGACGCATGCCAACATTATGACTACGATCGCACATTCCAAAGAAGCAGCAAAACTGTTGGAGCTACCGGACCAGTTGGTTGCGCTAGCTGTTACTCCACTGTTTCATGTACTAACCAGCGTAGGTCTAATTAACATGGTCACCAACAACTGCCGCTGTGTGCTAATGCCCAAGTTCGATGCTGTGCTTTTTCTGCAGAGTATTGAAAAGTACAAAGTTAACCTGATGTCGGTAGTGCCACCGTTGATGGTATTTCTCGCGAAGCACCCCATGGTTGACAATTACGATCTATCCTCGCTGATGACACTGTTCTGTGGTGCCGCTCCGTTGAGTAAAGAAATTGAGGATCAAGTTCGTGAAAGACTGGGGATTGCATTCGTTAGACAGGGATATGGAATGACCGAAACCACCTACGTTATGTTGATGCAAACTGGGTTTGAAAATAAGGCTGGATGCGTAGGACAAGTCCGCATGGGACAGTGGGTTAAGGTCATCGATCCTGACAGCGGAAAAATCCTGGGACCGAACCAACCAGGAGAATTGTGCTTCAAAGGATCACTGATCATGAAGGGTTATGCCGGAAAAGAATCTGCAATCGACGCCGACGGTTGGCTGCATACGGGTGACGTTGGATATTACGATGAGGATAAGGACTTTTTCATAGTCGATAGAATCAAGGAATTAATCAAGTACAAGGGATTCCAAGTTGCCCCCGCTGAACTGGAAGCAGTTTTGCTGAAGCACCCGAAAGTAGAAGACGCTGCCGTCATAGGGGTTCCGAATGAAAGAGTAGGAGAGCTAGCGACGGCTTTCGTGGTGAAAAAATCTGAAGTAAATGTGACCGAAGGTGAAATCGAACAATTTGTAGCTAAACATGTTTCGCTTCACAAGCAACTGCACGGAGGTGTGAAGTTCGTTTCCGAAATACCAAAAACTGCTACCGGTAAAATTCTGCGAAGAACACTGAGGGACGCTGTCAGGCCAACACTATCCAAACTGTGA
- the LOC131439193 gene encoding integrator complex subunit 15: MTSQERQILRKMEFPDMAREALPIIENLIINRNKHDTAMDLIAEFVFHERKEDLRNPQQYQKQPVVPKLSSIEEFQLVLVLCNFFSRPGPDATRNAIFFSLFGGSIGRTSVLNKLISTAVSGSIAPLLCAAGTWMQQLGCTSPLSLELAQCIVKDFIVFSSKSSEQLKSLPMVAPRFAANFMTAVTDLYLNGGKGQLLAPPDLLLDVITEWVSENPALCLASQQPMALPPGAIAMPVVTPLSGLIRWCVLSLLITNKQDLYSKLHLAVLQSLLEATPPATAPPSALNAQHLGLIVNSLQIEMDSMLKRGKTLNEEYIHSCLERFAQAVQVGLTSRCIFGNIPQLVCRLETLPSKNKLLQIVINANTTA, from the exons ATGACCAGCCAGGAGCGacagattttacggaaaatggAGTTTCCTGATATGGCTCGGGAAGCACTTCCTATAATAG AAaatctcattattaatcgaaaTAAACACGACACCGCGATGGACCTTATAGCGGAGTTTGTGTTTCACGAGCGAAAAGAAGATCTTCGCAACCCACAACAATATCAAAAACAACCTGTAGTTCCCAAATTATCTTCGATTGAGGAATTTCAATTAGTGTTGGTTTTATGCAACTTTTTCTCTCGGCCTGGTCCGGATGCTACCCGAAACGCTATATTCTTTTCATTATTTGGAGGTTCTATCGGAAGAACCAGTGTTCTAAATAAACTGATAAGCACAGCAGTCTCTGGATCGATTGCACCA CTCCTGTGTGCTGCGGGTACCTGGATGCAACAACTCGGATGTACTTCACCATTAAGTTTGGAATTAGCCCAATGCATTGTGAAAGACTTTATCGTTTTCTCTAGTAAATCTTCGGAACAACTGAAATCATTGCCAATGGTAGCGCCTCGTTTCGCGGCAAATTTTATGACAGCAGTGACCGATCTTTATCTGAACGGAGGAAAGGGTCAACTGTTGGCACCACCGGATCTTCTCTTGGATGTTATCACCGAATGGGTATCGGAGAATCCTGCTTTGTGTCTTGCTTCTCAGCAACCAATGGCACTACCACCGGGAGCAATCGCCATGCCCGTGGTGACACCACTATCTGGATTgattcgttggtgtgttctttcGCTTCTAATCACcaataaacaggatttgtatagTAAACTTCATCTAGCCGTACTACAAAGCTTGCTGGAAGCTACTCCACCTGCTACGGCACCACCAAGTGCACTCAATGCGCAACATTTAGGTTTAATCGTTAATTCACTGCAGATTGAAATGGACTCGATGCTTAAAAGAGGAAAAACTCTTAACGAAGAATACATCCACAGCTGCCTTGAACGATTTGCTCAAGCCGTACAGGTAGGACTAACCTCCAGATGTATATTTGGAAACATTCCACAGTTAGTGTGTCGACTAGAAACACTTCCTAGCAAAAATAAATTGCTTCAGATTGTAATAAATGCAAATACAACAGCTTAG